A region of Aphanothece sacrum FPU1 DNA encodes the following proteins:
- a CDS encoding HEAT repeat domain-containing protein, whose translation MSNTSLEQISQQLDSENSRDRLLALAALREVSPEDAVPLIKKVLNDEMLPVRSMAVFALGVKQTDECFPILVKLLETDKDYGIRADAAGALGYLKDRRAFEPLVRAFYEDTQWLVRFSAAVSLGNLQDIRAKEVLLNALESQETVVQQAAIAALGEIKAIDAVEAILNFASSEDWLIRQRLAEALGNLETDKSISALKFLAKDAHFQVSQAAIFSLEKLGQQI comes from the coding sequence ATGAGTAACACCAGTTTAGAACAAATTTCCCAACAACTCGACAGCGAAAACTCCCGCGATCGCTTGTTAGCCTTAGCTGCCTTAAGAGAAGTGTCCCCAGAAGACGCTGTACCCTTAATTAAGAAGGTTTTGAACGACGAAATGCTCCCAGTGCGCTCAATGGCGGTTTTTGCCTTGGGAGTCAAACAAACTGACGAATGCTTCCCCATCCTAGTCAAACTCTTAGAAACCGATAAAGACTATGGCATTCGCGCCGATGCGGCAGGTGCGTTAGGATATTTAAAAGATCGCAGGGCCTTTGAACCACTAGTCAGAGCCTTTTATGAGGACACTCAATGGTTAGTACGTTTTAGTGCTGCTGTATCTTTGGGCAATTTACAAGATATTCGCGCCAAAGAAGTCTTATTAAACGCCTTAGAGAGTCAGGAAACCGTAGTACAACAAGCCGCGATCGCCGCTTTAGGAGAGATCAAAGCCATTGATGCGGTTGAGGCTATTTTAAACTTTGCTAGTTCAGAAGACTGGTTAATTCGACAACGGTTAGCAGAAGCATTAGGTAACTTAGAAACAGATAAAAGTATCTCAGCCTTGAAATTTCTGGCTAAAGATGCTCATTTCCAAGTCAGTCAAGCGGCGATATTTTCTTTGGAAAAGCTAGGACAACAGATTTGA
- a CDS encoding phycobiliprotein lyase, with amino-acid sequence MDIQAFLDLCVGQWFSQRSIYYFQQEKAESHKSELIVEWLERDHTEVFSLCQQYQINSKTTIGAQKITWDTSTDWGKPKQIGSAIIIFIPDVNKPEIGRILRKVGNSNLPAKLGNYSLGEDEALTLTLEDNNNYLEERLSFASPNLRLRTSLTKARNGFSQTAFYSEIRKLPPQAAA; translated from the coding sequence ATGGACATTCAAGCTTTTTTAGATTTATGTGTCGGACAATGGTTTTCTCAGCGTAGTATCTATTATTTTCAACAGGAAAAAGCTGAGAGTCATAAATCAGAATTGATAGTTGAATGGTTAGAGAGAGATCATACAGAAGTCTTTTCCTTGTGTCAACAGTATCAGATCAATTCCAAAACAACTATTGGCGCTCAAAAAATTACTTGGGATACATCCACTGACTGGGGAAAACCTAAACAAATTGGTTCAGCAATAATTATTTTTATTCCTGACGTTAATAAACCAGAAATAGGGCGAATTTTAAGGAAAGTAGGTAATTCTAATTTACCCGCTAAATTAGGTAATTACAGTTTAGGAGAAGATGAAGCCTTAACTTTAACCTTAGAAGATAATAACAACTATTTAGAAGAACGTTTATCGTTTGCTAGTCCTAATTTACGGTTGCGTACCAGTTTAACAAAAGCACGTAATGGGTTTAGTCAAACGGCCTTTTATTCAGAAATTCGTAAACTCCCACCCCAAGCTGCGGCTTAG
- the map gene encoding type I methionyl aminopeptidase, producing MNIFSNLFSSSSKTQEKPQKQPQIGLPRPKKSRRGIETKSPQEIAIMRQSAQIVATILQEIQAMVEPGMTTGDLDVYAERRIREMGAIPSFKGYHGFPGSICASINEEVVHGIPNPKKKIRSGDVLKVDTGAYYQGYHGDSCITIAVGKVSSKASRLIQVAEEALYAGIKEVKAGNYLLDIAGAIEDKIKKSGYSVVEDYTGHGVGRNLHEEPCVFNYRTRELPNVKLRAGMTLAIEPIVNQGSKYTRILRDRWTVVTVDNALSAQFEHTVLVTATGYEILTDRSKISV from the coding sequence ATGAACATTTTTAGTAATCTTTTTTCCTCCTCCAGCAAAACTCAGGAGAAACCTCAAAAACAGCCCCAAATTGGATTACCACGACCTAAAAAAAGTCGTCGGGGTATAGAAACCAAGTCTCCTCAAGAAATCGCCATTATGCGTCAATCTGCTCAGATTGTAGCGACTATTCTCCAAGAAATTCAAGCGATGGTAGAACCAGGGATGACAACAGGGGATTTAGATGTTTATGCGGAACGTAGAATTAGAGAAATGGGGGCAATTCCTAGTTTTAAGGGATATCATGGTTTTCCTGGCTCTATTTGCGCTTCTATCAATGAGGAAGTGGTTCATGGTATTCCTAACCCAAAAAAGAAAATTAGAAGCGGAGATGTGTTAAAAGTGGATACAGGAGCCTATTATCAAGGGTATCATGGTGATTCTTGTATTACCATTGCCGTCGGTAAAGTTTCGTCTAAAGCGTCTCGTTTAATTCAAGTAGCAGAAGAAGCGTTATATGCAGGAATTAAAGAGGTTAAAGCGGGCAATTATTTATTAGATATTGCCGGAGCAATTGAAGATAAAATAAAAAAATCTGGTTATAGTGTAGTAGAAGATTATACGGGTCATGGAGTAGGTCGTAATCTTCATGAAGAACCTTGTGTTTTTAATTATCGTACTAGAGAATTACCCAATGTTAAATTACGCGCAGGGATGACATTGGCCATTGAACCTATTGTTAATCAAGGGTCAAAATATACTCGTATTTTACGCGATCGCTGGACAGTTGTAACGGTTGATAATGCGCTTTCTGCTCAATTTGAGCATACTGTATTAGTGACAGCAACAGGGTATGAAATTTTAACTGATCGCAGTAAAATTTCAGTTTAA
- a CDS encoding glycoside hydrolase family 15 protein — protein sequence MLIVQNEKMLDLIKYNYTVEKIHKIVEFLDKKNTLNFFPLSTGLFSAAVTTEETEYTGYQQVWVRDNIHVAHAHYVFGDYNTTIKNLNSLMEYFKNYRQKFERIICFPSLANNVMERPHVRFDGEKLQEINEKWSHAQNDALGYFLWLYCKLLNEDLLIIEKENIDILALFPLYFNAISYWKDEDSGHWEEERKIEASSIGVVIAGLKAIKNTFIKYHNISQHLVYKNEFVTIDFLDKLIQKGTNALNEILPYECKEAGEKMRKYDSALLFLVYPLEVVEGEMADQIVQNVINNLQGDYGIRRYLLDSFWAADYRTRLSPEQRTADISDDMSYRNSLIQEGQEAQWCIFDPIISVIFGLKFQQTQQEKYLKQQIFYLNRSLGQITEEKSRTGEFKCPELYYLEDGKYMANDATPLLWTQANLRIALKKMEENLL from the coding sequence ATGTTAATTGTACAAAATGAAAAGATGCTTGACTTAATCAAGTATAATTATACAGTAGAAAAAATTCACAAAATTGTTGAGTTTCTAGACAAGAAAAATACACTTAATTTCTTTCCTCTTTCGACAGGATTGTTTTCTGCTGCTGTAACAACAGAAGAAACTGAATACACTGGTTATCAGCAAGTTTGGGTTAGAGATAATATCCATGTTGCACACGCTCATTATGTTTTTGGAGACTACAATACAACAATTAAAAATCTGAATTCTTTAATGGAATATTTTAAAAATTATAGACAAAAATTTGAGCGAATAATCTGCTTTCCAAGTCTAGCTAATAATGTTATGGAACGACCTCATGTAAGATTTGATGGGGAAAAATTACAAGAAATAAATGAGAAGTGGTCTCATGCTCAAAATGATGCTTTAGGTTATTTTTTGTGGCTCTACTGTAAATTATTAAATGAAGATTTGTTAATAATAGAAAAAGAAAATATTGACATTTTAGCTCTTTTCCCTCTATATTTTAACGCTATTTCTTATTGGAAAGATGAAGATAGCGGTCACTGGGAAGAAGAACGAAAAATAGAAGCCTCAAGTATTGGAGTAGTTATAGCAGGACTTAAAGCTATTAAAAACACATTTATTAAATACCATAATATATCACAACATCTTGTCTACAAAAATGAATTTGTTACTATTGATTTTCTGGATAAATTAATTCAAAAAGGCACAAACGCATTAAATGAAATATTGCCCTATGAATGTAAAGAAGCGGGGGAAAAAATGAGGAAATATGACTCAGCATTACTTTTCTTGGTATATCCTCTAGAAGTTGTTGAGGGTGAAATGGCTGATCAAATTGTTCAAAATGTAATTAATAATCTTCAAGGTGATTACGGAATTAGAAGATATCTGTTAGACTCATTTTGGGCTGCTGATTATAGAACAAGACTTTCTCCTGAGCAAAGAACGGCTGATATTAGTGATGATATGTCTTATCGTAATTCATTGATTCAAGAAGGACAAGAAGCTCAATGGTGCATTTTTGATCCCATTATTTCAGTCATTTTTGGACTTAAGTTTCAACAGACACAGCAAGAGAAATATTTAAAACAGCAAATATTTTATTTAAACCGTTCTTTGGGACAAATAACTGAAGAAAAATCCAGAACAGGTGAGTTTAAATGTCCAGAACTTTATTATCTAGAGGATGGTAAATATATGGCTAATGATGCAACTCCTCTCCTCTGGACACAAGCAAATTTGAGAATAGCTTTGAAGAAAATGGAAGAAAACCTACTTTAA
- a CDS encoding HEAT repeat domain-containing protein, translating to MSQRHLSTTEDTSPHASAAQAIEWREVGRLMLKYSLPINPISTQPDEMGADLDRFKISLALIQLNQGKVTTGSLLPGFFTNSTFQIPVSQIYQEEEFFEQVLQLGKNGTQGRKIAIIGESGSGKTLMLQKIAHWVLEQTDDIPIWVSPTILKTSSLREYLYEKWLSQASNYYKGDTVPIINWQESFENLLNSGHIWFLLDGMDYLFAEGESQSPSSTLEYLQQQLQGWIDNSQVIVSCQTQTWQTQTQTLSHYELYKTEELSYPVGVQQFIEQCFRPSVSFLEQAAETEDLVRQLYRTLDELGNLWIDDLIKNPLRLALLCRLWQKSPGHLPQTTAQLYQQLIKEFYQWQAENITTTPQQQQQLNNALTTLALSAQCQGEWSSIISQKMIEDSLGEESAWVKLAVQLKWLVPRGVIGETGENYYYSFGDRSFQDYFASLAIDDWKFFFEQPHKAISEQEFPIFDPQWQGIMGFWLGREDIDIEQKEAFIQALITFCDDCGPVNFYGLRAYFLAVSIVKEFSTCSYGPEMSQQLIKWGFETGGSNSENLFSQNPLVDYARESIKQFIPSLAIESLFNLIESPQDHLLPSEGFHYLAMIGKGNPLAIRKTGQYLKKFPSESLGWLAAETLGIIDPGNSQAIATFINLIETQKTEQVRQIGFSGLEKIGKKNLEAINALVYLLHDQPSPALRRRVFQCLEVIGQGNATAIAVLVQLIRTIKDGAIRRQTAESLEKIDPGNPTAIAVLIQLTKPTTPEVIRREAVYSLGEVSRGNAQIITALVNLLGDTEDIYTRWIAVSSLGKIGTGNREAITALEQLLVSGEQLLLRKESLDSLGKIAPTNPKIIATSIELMQETNDEATHREVAEHLGKFDPGNPDAISVLLELLQTSTNEFTRRQAAASLGKIDPNNLESLRTLIQLIGSTQDRDIRSLATESLGEIGLNNPAAIATLIRLLQRSTNLETRRCAAKSLGKIAPGNKEAIAVLIKQLQTVKDLSVRMEVAHSLMALISVSQMSQMVTELRDYLFNESESKQPDLACYQVLWHCSHHLSYAQFYQAWHQSPLSTDLIKTKNKEVKGISSSVSFTKFNSTLSLLEQLQQTIKQRQEFEKIHLIWIDSSRFIEPDNPLIDIYDQMLEQGCSTFEYGLPETMAKLRLYWNILQRHAPNTQFIWLFYDPFNTSNLSHNLLEMLRKFQGAIAIISQEYIAELTNFIIKDNLIEDIIKWIEEQVT from the coding sequence ATGTCCCAAAGACACTTATCCACGACAGAGGATACCTCTCCTCATGCTTCCGCAGCCCAAGCGATAGAATGGAGAGAAGTGGGTCGCCTGATGCTGAAGTATTCTTTACCCATTAACCCCATCAGTACCCAACCCGATGAAATGGGGGCTGATTTAGATCGGTTTAAAATATCTTTAGCATTGATTCAATTAAATCAAGGTAAAGTAACAACAGGAAGTTTGTTACCAGGGTTTTTTACTAATTCTACTTTCCAAATTCCTGTTAGTCAGATCTATCAAGAAGAAGAATTTTTTGAACAGGTATTACAATTAGGAAAAAATGGCACCCAAGGGCGTAAAATAGCCATTATTGGGGAATCAGGGTCTGGTAAAACCCTAATGCTACAAAAAATTGCTCATTGGGTTTTAGAACAAACAGATGATATACCGATTTGGGTTTCTCCTACTATATTAAAAACGAGTTCATTAAGAGAATATCTCTACGAAAAATGGCTATCTCAAGCTTCTAACTATTATAAGGGAGATACTGTTCCCATTATTAATTGGCAAGAATCTTTTGAAAACCTCTTAAATAGCGGTCATATTTGGTTTTTATTAGATGGGATGGACTATTTATTTGCAGAAGGTGAGAGTCAGTCTCCTTCATCTACCTTGGAATATTTACAACAACAACTCCAAGGATGGATAGATAATAGTCAAGTCATTGTTTCTTGTCAAACTCAAACTTGGCAAACTCAAACTCAAACATTATCCCATTATGAACTGTATAAAACAGAAGAATTGTCTTATCCTGTGGGAGTTCAGCAATTTATTGAGCAGTGTTTCCGTCCAAGTGTCAGTTTTTTGGAACAAGCAGCCGAAACTGAAGATTTAGTCCGTCAATTATATCGAACCCTTGATGAATTAGGCAACCTATGGATTGATGATCTCATTAAAAATCCCTTACGTTTAGCTTTATTGTGTCGTTTGTGGCAAAAATCACCGGGACATTTACCTCAAACAACTGCCCAACTTTATCAACAGTTAATCAAAGAATTTTATCAATGGCAAGCCGAAAATATCACCACTACTCCCCAACAACAACAACAGTTAAATAACGCTTTGACTACTTTAGCTCTATCTGCTCAATGTCAGGGGGAATGGTCTTCTATTATATCTCAAAAGATGATTGAGGATAGTTTAGGAGAAGAATCTGCTTGGGTTAAGTTAGCCGTTCAGTTAAAGTGGTTAGTCCCTAGAGGAGTTATTGGGGAAACCGGAGAAAATTATTATTATAGTTTCGGCGATCGCAGTTTTCAAGATTATTTTGCGTCTCTAGCAATTGATGATTGGAAGTTTTTTTTCGAGCAACCTCATAAGGCAATATCTGAACAAGAATTCCCAATTTTTGACCCTCAGTGGCAAGGAATTATGGGTTTTTGGTTAGGACGAGAAGATATCGATATTGAGCAAAAAGAAGCCTTTATTCAAGCTTTAATAACTTTCTGTGATGATTGTGGCCCAGTTAATTTTTATGGGTTACGGGCTTATTTTTTGGCTGTCTCCATTGTCAAAGAATTTTCGACTTGTTCTTATGGCCCTGAAATGAGTCAACAATTAATAAAATGGGGTTTCGAGACAGGGGGAAGTAACTCTGAAAATCTATTTTCTCAGAACCCCTTAGTTGATTATGCGCGAGAATCTATTAAACAATTTATTCCCTCTTTAGCTATTGAGTCTCTGTTTAATTTAATTGAATCTCCTCAAGATCACCTTTTACCATCAGAAGGGTTTCATTATTTAGCTATGATTGGTAAAGGAAACCCTCTGGCCATTCGTAAAACTGGTCAATATTTGAAAAAATTTCCTTCGGAATCTTTGGGTTGGTTAGCAGCAGAAACATTAGGTATTATTGATCCTGGTAATTCTCAAGCGATCGCTACTTTTATTAATCTTATAGAAACACAAAAAACTGAACAAGTCCGTCAGATTGGTTTTTCTGGGTTAGAAAAAATTGGTAAGAAAAATCTTGAGGCTATTAATGCTTTAGTATATTTGCTTCATGATCAACCTTCCCCCGCGTTAAGAAGACGAGTATTTCAGTGTCTAGAAGTGATTGGTCAAGGTAATGCTACTGCGATCGCGGTTTTAGTTCAATTAATTCGTACTATTAAAGATGGAGCAATTCGCCGACAAACGGCCGAAAGTCTGGAAAAAATTGACCCTGGTAATCCAACGGCGATCGCGGTTCTGATACAATTAACGAAACCAACCACTCCAGAGGTGATTCGCCGTGAAGCTGTCTATAGTCTCGGAGAAGTCTCTCGAGGCAATGCTCAAATCATTACGGCTTTGGTTAATCTTTTAGGGGATACTGAAGATATTTATACACGTTGGATAGCTGTTAGTAGTTTAGGAAAAATCGGGACAGGTAATCGAGAAGCTATCACAGCCTTAGAACAATTGTTAGTGTCTGGAGAGCAATTATTATTACGCAAAGAATCTTTAGATAGTTTAGGTAAAATCGCCCCGACAAATCCTAAAATTATTGCAACTTCTATTGAGTTAATGCAGGAAACGAATGATGAGGCTACTCATCGAGAAGTAGCAGAACATTTAGGCAAGTTTGATCCGGGGAATCCTGATGCGATAAGTGTTCTGCTCGAATTATTGCAAACTTCAACGAATGAATTTACCCGTCGTCAAGCGGCAGCCAGTTTAGGTAAAATTGATCCTAATAATTTAGAATCTTTACGGACTTTGATCCAGTTAATCGGGTCAACACAAGATAGAGATATTCGTAGTTTAGCTACTGAAAGTTTAGGGGAAATTGGACTTAATAATCCAGCCGCGATCGCTACTTTAATTCGTCTGCTTCAAAGGAGTACTAATTTAGAAACTCGTCGTTGTGCGGCTAAAAGTTTGGGTAAAATTGCTCCAGGTAATAAGGAAGCGATCGCGGTTTTAATTAAACAACTGCAAACAGTAAAAGATTTATCTGTGCGAATGGAAGTAGCTCATAGTTTAATGGCTTTAATATCAGTTTCCCAAATGTCTCAGATGGTGACAGAATTACGAGATTACTTGTTTAATGAATCAGAAAGTAAACAGCCTGATTTAGCTTGTTATCAAGTTCTTTGGCACTGTTCTCATCATTTATCCTATGCACAATTCTATCAAGCTTGGCATCAAAGTCCTCTATCTACTGACCTTATTAAAACTAAAAATAAAGAGGTTAAGGGGATTTCTTCGTCTGTTTCTTTCACAAAATTTAATTCGACTCTTTCTTTATTAGAACAATTACAACAAACTATTAAACAACGTCAGGAGTTTGAGAAAATTCATCTAATTTGGATTGATAGTAGTCGATTTATTGAGCCTGATAATCCTTTAATTGATATTTATGATCAAATGTTAGAACAAGGTTGTTCTACTTTTGAATATGGTCTTCCTGAAACAATGGCTAAATTACGACTTTATTGGAATATTTTACAACGTCATGCCCCTAATACTCAGTTTATTTGGTTGTTTTATGATCCTTTTAATACTTCAAATTTATCCCATAATTTGTTAGAAATGTTGAGGAAATTTCAAGGCGCGATCGCAATTATTTCTCAAGAATATATTGCTGAATTAACTAACTTTATTATCAAAGATAATTTAATTGAAGATATTATTAAATGGATTGAAGAACAAGTTACATAG
- the obgE gene encoding GTPase ObgE, with the protein MQFIDHAEIEVEAGKGGDGIVAFRREKYVPAGGPSGGNGGRGGSVILVAVNNLQTLLDFRYSRRFKADDGKRGGPNNRTGAGGDDCIVEVPCGTMIYEAETEEILGDLVENGQMLCVAQGGKGGIGNKYFLSNQNRAPDYALPGLEGEIRQLRLELKLLAEVGIIGLPNAGKSTLISALSSARPKIADYPFTTLIPNLGVVRKPTGDGTVFADIPGLIEGAHEGVGLGHEFLRHIERTRLLLHLIDGTADDPIHDYKIIQEELTAYGRGLSDRQQIIAINKIDAVEPENLNLISQQLTELTSQNIKQISAVTRSGLDELLQMVWQALDQANVTI; encoded by the coding sequence ATGCAATTTATTGATCACGCTGAAATCGAAGTCGAAGCAGGAAAAGGAGGGGATGGCATTGTTGCCTTCCGACGGGAAAAATATGTCCCGGCTGGAGGGCCGTCCGGAGGCAATGGGGGCCGAGGAGGTTCGGTAATTTTAGTAGCGGTGAATAACCTACAAACCTTACTAGACTTTCGTTATTCTCGTCGTTTTAAAGCCGATGATGGCAAACGAGGCGGCCCGAATAACCGTACTGGGGCCGGTGGTGATGACTGTATCGTAGAAGTGCCTTGTGGTACTATGATCTATGAAGCCGAAACAGAGGAAATTTTAGGGGATTTGGTGGAAAATGGGCAAATGTTATGTGTGGCCCAAGGAGGAAAAGGAGGTATAGGCAATAAATACTTTTTGAGTAACCAAAACCGCGCCCCTGACTATGCTTTACCAGGGTTAGAGGGAGAAATCCGACAATTGAGATTAGAACTCAAATTATTGGCAGAAGTGGGCATTATTGGCTTACCTAACGCCGGCAAATCGACCTTGATATCTGCCCTTTCCTCTGCCCGTCCCAAAATCGCTGATTATCCCTTTACGACTCTAATTCCCAATTTAGGAGTAGTGCGTAAACCCACAGGAGATGGGACAGTATTTGCGGACATTCCAGGACTAATTGAAGGGGCCCACGAAGGTGTAGGATTAGGTCATGAGTTTCTGCGTCATATTGAGCGCACCCGTTTACTGCTGCATTTAATCGATGGAACTGCAGATGATCCTATCCACGATTATAAGATTATTCAAGAAGAATTAACAGCCTATGGACGGGGATTAAGCGATCGCCAGCAAATTATTGCTATTAATAAGATTGATGCAGTAGAACCCGAAAACCTCAATTTAATCAGCCAACAATTAACCGAACTTACTTCACAAAACATTAAACAAATTTCGGCGGTGACTAGAAGCGGACTTGATGAACTGTTACAAATGGTTTGGCAAGCATTAGATCAGGCCAATGTTACAATATAA
- a CDS encoding Mo-dependent nitrogenase C-terminal domain-containing protein encodes MAAVVKSPYTKKQITAWLRALLTIAWADGNYDAQEQNLIAQLTQDLALGEQDRVIYQSITPEELAEVLGEDKNTGENFLRTAVLVAIADGIYSEPEAKLLHQFSQALGLKIDALEVLEHTLCEPIKHYDAEGATSGLSSPPHPHPDLLHPLKDWLDGMDIHDPRLARFICKMIPSQCPFERDIKLFGHKIVHIPPLCKLNPLYEQLVGLRFRSLCYLSDDCKEDISEYI; translated from the coding sequence ATGGCTGCTGTTGTCAAATCTCCCTATACAAAAAAACAAATTACAGCTTGGTTACGGGCATTATTAACTATTGCTTGGGCTGACGGAAACTACGATGCCCAAGAACAAAACTTAATTGCCCAACTTACTCAAGATTTAGCCCTAGGGGAACAAGATCGGGTTATATATCAATCTATCACTCCAGAAGAATTAGCTGAAGTGTTAGGGGAAGATAAAAATACAGGGGAAAACTTCTTAAGAACTGCAGTTTTAGTAGCGATCGCTGATGGCATTTACTCCGAACCTGAAGCCAAACTTCTACATCAGTTTAGTCAAGCCTTGGGACTGAAAATAGATGCCTTAGAAGTCCTGGAACATACCCTGTGTGAACCCATTAAACATTATGATGCCGAAGGGGCAACAAGTGGCTTAAGTAGTCCTCCTCATCCTCATCCTGATCTGTTACATCCCCTGAAAGACTGGCTTGATGGCATGGACATTCATGATCCACGTCTGGCAAGATTTATTTGTAAAATGATCCCCTCTCAATGTCCATTTGAACGAGATATTAAATTATTTGGTCATAAAATCGTTCATATTCCCCCCTTATGTAAACTAAATCCTTTATACGAACAATTGGTAGGGTTACGCTTTCGTTCCTTATGTTATCTATCGGATGATTGTAAAGAAGATATCTCTGAATACATTTAA
- a CDS encoding L,D-transpeptidase, with the protein MPFNQTLISLSLVCWTVALPLVSLQGQAIASDVTAESSGTVPEKTSPIVPGTPPQVTPPTQNKVIATQLVLKLKERRVYAYQNDRVLASFPVAVGKKGWETPKGNFKVMQMIENPQWRNPWNGKVSPPGPKSPLGERWIGFWTNGKNYIGFHGTPGENVMGQAVSHGCVRMRNKDVKALYEFVQIGIPVVVQP; encoded by the coding sequence ATGCCATTTAATCAAACATTAATCTCTTTGTCCTTAGTCTGTTGGACTGTTGCCCTACCTTTAGTCAGTTTACAAGGACAAGCGATCGCCTCTGATGTGACGGCGGAGTCTTCTGGAACCGTCCCAGAAAAAACCTCCCCCATTGTTCCGGGAACTCCCCCCCAAGTAACTCCCCCAACTCAAAATAAAGTAATAGCAACCCAATTAGTGCTAAAATTGAAAGAACGTCGGGTGTATGCTTACCAAAATGATCGAGTTCTTGCTAGTTTTCCGGTTGCCGTTGGGAAAAAAGGCTGGGAAACCCCTAAAGGTAATTTTAAAGTCATGCAAATGATAGAAAATCCCCAATGGCGCAACCCTTGGAATGGTAAAGTCAGTCCTCCAGGCCCCAAAAGTCCTCTAGGAGAAAGATGGATCGGTTTCTGGACTAATGGCAAAAATTACATCGGTTTTCATGGAACTCCAGGAGAAAACGTCATGGGACAAGCAGTATCTCACGGATGCGTCAGAATGCGCAACAAAGATGTCAAAGCCTTATATGAGTTCGTGCAAATTGGTATTCCTGTAGTTGTTCAACCCTAA
- a CDS encoding adenylate kinase family protein — MRLVLLGGPGSGKGTQAKRLSQTLNIAMVSTGNILREAIDKKTELGLKAQAYVEKGELLPNEIMIQFMTNFLLENESKNGWILEGYPRTSFQAEELDFLLEKINQSLNYAIYLEVNNTVMKQRSLTRSLMDDQPEIIERRIELFKQQTIPILEYYEGTKRLLTISGEPSSEVVEKTILSAL, encoded by the coding sequence ATGAGATTAGTACTTTTAGGTGGCCCCGGTTCAGGAAAAGGAACTCAAGCAAAACGTCTGAGTCAAACTCTTAATATTGCTATGGTTTCGACGGGAAATATTCTTAGAGAAGCTATTGACAAAAAAACAGAATTAGGCTTAAAAGCTCAAGCTTATGTCGAAAAAGGAGAATTATTACCCAATGAAATAATGATTCAATTTATGACTAATTTCTTGTTAGAGAATGAATCAAAAAACGGCTGGATTTTAGAAGGATATCCCCGCACATCCTTTCAAGCAGAGGAATTAGATTTTTTGTTAGAAAAGATCAATCAATCCCTTAATTATGCCATTTATTTAGAAGTTAATAATACAGTAATGAAACAAAGATCATTAACCCGATCTCTAATGGATGATCAACCGGAGATTATTGAACGTCGTATTGAATTATTTAAACAGCAAACGATTCCAATTTTAGAATATTATGAAGGAACTAAACGACTATTAACAATTTCTGGTGAACCATCCTCAGAAGTGGTCGAAAAAACGATTTTATCTGCTCTTTGA